The following DNA comes from Cedecea neteri.
GTCGGTCTGCCACACCACGTTGAACTGGCCGTTGCTTTCGATCTCGCCGATCATCACCGGCTTGTGCAGATGGTGGTTGGTGGCGTCCATGGTCAAGGTAAAGCCGGAAGGCGCTTTAAAGGTCTGCCCGGCCATCGCCGCGCGAACTTTATCCACGTCTGTCGTGCCCGCTTTCTCTACGGCCTGCGCCCACATATGAATGCCAACGTAAGTGGCCTCCATCGGATCGTTGGTGACCACGGTGTTAGCGTTCGGCAGGTTGTGGGCTTTGGCGTAGGCCTTCCACTCACTGACAAACTGCTTGTTGGTCGGGTTATCAACGGACTCGAAATAGTTCCAGGCCGCGAGGTTACCCACCAGCGGTTTGGTATCGATGCCGCGCAGCTCTTCCTCACCTACGGAGAAAGCCACCACCGGGACGTCGGTCGCCTTCAGGCCCTGGTTCGCCAGCTCTTTGTAGAACGGCACGTTGGAGTCGCCGTTGATGGTGGAGATCACCGCCGTTTTACCGCCCGCGGAGAATTTTTTGATATTGGCTACGATGGTCTGGTAGTCGCTGTGGCCAAACGGCGTGTAGACCTCTTCAATGTCTTTGTCCTGGACGCCCTTAGAGTGCAGGAAGGCACGCAGGATCTTGTTGGTGGTACGCGGATAAACGTAGTCCGTACCCAGCAGGAAGAAGCGCTTCGCCGCCCCGCCGTCTTCGCTCATCAGGTATTCCACCGCCGGAATCGCCTGCTGGTTAGGCGCAGCGCCGGTGTAAAACACGTTCGGCGACATCTCTTCCCCTTCGTACTGCACCGGGTAGAACAACAGGCCGTTCAGCTCTTCAAAGACCGGCAACACGGATTTACGCGACACGGATGTCCAGCAGCCAAAGACCACGGCCACTTTGTCCTGACTCAGCAACTGCCGGGCTTTTTCAGCAAACAGCGGCCAGTTTGACGCCGGATCAACCACCACCGGCTCCAGCTTTTTACCCAGTACGCCGCCCTTCGCATTAATGTCGTCGATGGTCATCAACGCCACGTCTTTCAGCGGCGTTTCAGAAATGGCCATGGTGCCCGACAGCGAGTGCATGATCCCGACTTTGATGGTGTCCGCCGCCTGGGCTGCGAAGGCCCACCCGAAGCTGACAACCGAAGCGGAAAGCGCGAAAGCTTTAACAAAGGTACGACGTTGCATAAGTCTGACTCCCCTGAAGTAACAATAAGTGATTAGCTCAGCTTGAATTGCCGGGCCTGGTGCAGCATATGAAGTGTTATCTGACGAACCTCTTTCTGACTTGCGGCGATGTGGTCGTGTAGTCGGGTTTGGGCCTCCTCAAGGTTACGGTCCCGGACGGCAAGCAGGATCTGCCCATGCTCGGCATATGTCGCGCTGACGCGAGGCTGACGGGTAAAGTCCAGCCTGCGCACAATGCGAATTTTTTCGGTGATCTCCCGGTGAACCCTCGCCATTTCCGGGTTGCCCGCCGCAGAGACCAGCGTCATGTGAAAAGCCTCGTCGTGCGGGGCGACGTTCATTCCCTCTGCCAGCGGTGGTTCATCCAGCCAGAACTGTTTCAAAGCCTGCAGCGGTAGCGGGAAAACAGAATCAGCCCGCAGGCAAAGCCGTTTTACAGCCTCCAGTTCCAGCACGATGCGCAGATCGTAAAGCGCTTCGAGATGATCGAAATCTACCGCGCGGATCTGCCAGCCGCTGCGAGACTGCACATCGACATAGCCTTCCTGCTGCAGGGCGTAAAGCGCCTGGCGAACCGGCGTGCGGCTGGCGCTCATGCGCTCCGCAATTTCGTTTTCGCTAAAGCGGTCGCCCGGCAGCAGGAGGAAGTCGAAAATTTCCTGTTTGAGCTGCTGGTAGATTCGCTCGGCTACGGCTTCTGGTCGCTTTGGCATAGTGGTTTCCGTGTTGTTTTACCCTCACCCCGGCCCTCTCCCTGAAAGGGAGAGGGAGAAAACGTGAAGATCCTCTCCCTTCCGGGAGAGGGGGAAAGAAAGTGAGGCTCTGTTTTTATTCCCTCTCCCCTCTGGGGAGAGGGTCAGGGTGAGGGGCTAAATCCCCCTACACCGCCTCCAGCCACAGCAGCGCATCCCCAGGCCCCACCGGTCGGCCCTGCTGACACTGGATCCGCACCACCTTGCCGTCGCACGGGGCGCTAACCAGCAGCTCCATTTTCATCGCCTCAACGACGAGCAGCGGCTCGCCCTGCTTCACGCTTTGCCCCGGCTCAACCAGGATCTTCCAGATGTTGCCGTTCAGGTCGGCGCTGACGAGCTGCCCGATCTGTTCTTCCTCCGGCAGATCCTCCGCCATTAACGCGCTCTCCACCGCCGCGCTTTCCTGTTCTTTCCAGTGCGCCACTTCGCTAAGAAAAGCCTCCTGCTGGCGGCTGCGGAAAGCGGTAATATCGTCGGCGTTGTCCGCGAGAAAACGACTATATTCGGCAAAATCGAACTCAACTTCTTCGATCTCAACCTGCGCACGCCCTTCCCGGAATGCCGTGCGGAACGCGGTTAACTCTTCCTCGCTCACCGGGTAGAAACGCACCTGGTCGAAAAACTTGAGCAGCCACGGCTCGTCGCCAAACTGTTCGTTTTTCAGGAATTTGTTCCAGATAGGCAGCGTGCGCCCCACCAGCTGATAACCCCCCGGTGAATCCATGCCGTAGATGCACATATACATCCCGCCGATCCCTACCGTGCCTTCAGCTGTCCACGTCCGCGCCGGGTTGTACTTCGAACTCAACAGGCGATGACGCGGGTCGAGCGGCACAGCGCAAGGTGCGCCGAGATACACATCTCCCAGGCCGAGCACCAGATAGCTGGCGTCGAACAGGATCTGTTTCACCTCATCACGGCTTTGCAGCCCGTTGGTGCGCTGAATAAAGTCCACGTTGTTTGGCAGCCACGGAGCCTCTTCCCGCACCGTTTGTTGATAACGCTCCACCGCCGCCAGCGTGGCGCTGTCTTCGAAGGCCAGCGGTAAATGCACGATGCGGGAAGGAATTTTCAACTGGGTCACATCGCCCAGCTGTTTCTCAATGCCCAGCAGCAGCGTGAGCAGTTGGCTCTGGGAAATACGCTGGCTGTCATAGCGGATCTGCAGCGAACGCACGCCGGGGGAAAGCTCCTCGATCCCCGCTTGTGCCGCCTGATTAATCGCCTTCATCAGCAGATAGATACGCAACCGCAGCGCCAGGTCGAGTACGTTATCGCCGTATTCGATCAGCACATAGTTGTCGCCTGCCTGACGGTAAACCACCGCCGGAAGCTCAGCCTGAGTGGGGATTTCCGCCAGAATCGCCGCGCTGGTCGTCGCACCTGGCGCAATGGAAGGATGCAGATCCGGCAGGCTGGCGCCGGCACACAGGTTGGTCACCGCCACCTGCTGGGCAATCTCCAGCGACTGCGCGTGCTCAAAGCTGATGGCATGGAAACGAATCCGATCGCCCGGCTTCACCTGCCCGACTTTCCACAACTCCGCTTTGGCAATCGTCACCGGGCAGACAAATCCGCCGAGACTTGGACCGTCACGCGTCAGGATCACCGGGAAGTCACCGGTAAAGTTCACCGCACCGATGGCATATTCGCAGTCGTGCACGTTGGAAGGGTGTAACCCCGCCTCGCCACCGTCGGCTCTGGTCCATTCCGGCTTTGGCCCGACAAGGCGCACGCCGAGGCGGTTAGAGTTGTAGTGAACCTGCCATTCAGCGTTGAAAAAGGCCTCCATCGACTCAGACGTGAAGAAATCCGGCGCGCCATGTGGCCCGTAAAGCACGCCAATCTCCCATACCTCTCCGTACTGCGGGATTAGCGCAGGTTCAGGGGTCTGCGGCAGGCTAATCGGCGCAGGCGTAGTGCAGGCTGGAAGGCAAGGCTGAGAAATGGCAAGCACATCCGCGACGCGTAATGTGCGCCCCGCATGCCCACCAAACTGGCCAAGCGCAAAGGTAGAGCGGCTGCCGAGGTACACAGGCACGTCAAAACCGTTACGCACCGCCAGATAGGTACGGCAGCCGCTGGTCGCCCTGCCCAGCGTCAGGATCTGCCCGGCTTTCACTACTGTGGGCTGCCAGAAGGTTACCGGCTGGTCATCCAGCGTCGCCGGGCAAGGCGCGCCGGTCAGCGCGATAGTGGCTTCACTGTGGAAGCGCAGCGTCGGCCCCTGCAGGGTAAACTCCAGCCCGGCGGCGGAAGGATGGTTGCCGACAATG
Coding sequences within:
- the urtA gene encoding urea ABC transporter substrate-binding protein, with translation MQRRTFVKAFALSASVVSFGWAFAAQAADTIKVGIMHSLSGTMAISETPLKDVALMTIDDINAKGGVLGKKLEPVVVDPASNWPLFAEKARQLLSQDKVAVVFGCWTSVSRKSVLPVFEELNGLLFYPVQYEGEEMSPNVFYTGAAPNQQAIPAVEYLMSEDGGAAKRFFLLGTDYVYPRTTNKILRAFLHSKGVQDKDIEEVYTPFGHSDYQTIVANIKKFSAGGKTAVISTINGDSNVPFYKELANQGLKATDVPVVAFSVGEEELRGIDTKPLVGNLAAWNYFESVDNPTNKQFVSEWKAYAKAHNLPNANTVVTNDPMEATYVGIHMWAQAVEKAGTTDVDKVRAAMAGQTFKAPSGFTLTMDATNHHLHKPVMIGEIESNGQFNVVWQTDKPVRAQPWSPFIPGNDKKSDLPVKTASN
- a CDS encoding GntR family transcriptional regulator; protein product: MPKRPEAVAERIYQQLKQEIFDFLLLPGDRFSENEIAERMSASRTPVRQALYALQQEGYVDVQSRSGWQIRAVDFDHLEALYDLRIVLELEAVKRLCLRADSVFPLPLQALKQFWLDEPPLAEGMNVAPHDEAFHMTLVSAAGNPEMARVHREITEKIRIVRRLDFTRQPRVSATYAEHGQILLAVRDRNLEEAQTRLHDHIAASQKEVRQITLHMLHQARQFKLS
- the uca gene encoding urea carboxylase — translated: MFNKVLIANRGEIACRAIRTLKKMNITSVAVYSDADASAQHVIDADEAIALGGDKASDTYLNIEKILAAAKESGAEAIFPGYGFLSERAEFAEACEAAGIIFIGPTAQQISDFGLKHRARELASGVDVPMTPGTGLLTSLAEARLAAAEIGYPVMLKTTAGGGGIGLTRCDSEPALLEAWESVKRMGAQFFSDDGVFIERFVDKARHLEVQIFGDGKGKVVALGERDCSLQRRNQKVVEETPAPNLPQTTRAALHRAAVALGESVHYRSAGTVEFIYDAARDAFYFLEVNTRLQVEHPVTECVTGLDLIECMVLVAAGASPDWQKMAEAPQGAAIEVRIYAEDALKNFQPSPGVLTDVYFPEGVRVDGWVSTGSEVSAFYDPMIAKIIVHGEDRLQALSKLNDALAATRLHGIATNLDYLRQIVRLPEFKAGVMWTRLLDSVSYQAQAVEVLEPGTWSSIQDSPGRLGYWDIGVPPSGPMDDFAFRLANRIVGNHPSAAGLEFTLQGPTLRFHSEATIALTGAPCPATLDDQPVTFWQPTVVKAGQILTLGRATSGCRTYLAVRNGFDVPVYLGSRSTFALGQFGGHAGRTLRVADVLAISQPCLPACTTPAPISLPQTPEPALIPQYGEVWEIGVLYGPHGAPDFFTSESMEAFFNAEWQVHYNSNRLGVRLVGPKPEWTRADGGEAGLHPSNVHDCEYAIGAVNFTGDFPVILTRDGPSLGGFVCPVTIAKAELWKVGQVKPGDRIRFHAISFEHAQSLEIAQQVAVTNLCAGASLPDLHPSIAPGATTSAAILAEIPTQAELPAVVYRQAGDNYVLIEYGDNVLDLALRLRIYLLMKAINQAAQAGIEELSPGVRSLQIRYDSQRISQSQLLTLLLGIEKQLGDVTQLKIPSRIVHLPLAFEDSATLAAVERYQQTVREEAPWLPNNVDFIQRTNGLQSRDEVKQILFDASYLVLGLGDVYLGAPCAVPLDPRHRLLSSKYNPARTWTAEGTVGIGGMYMCIYGMDSPGGYQLVGRTLPIWNKFLKNEQFGDEPWLLKFFDQVRFYPVSEEELTAFRTAFREGRAQVEIEEVEFDFAEYSRFLADNADDITAFRSRQQEAFLSEVAHWKEQESAAVESALMAEDLPEEEQIGQLVSADLNGNIWKILVEPGQSVKQGEPLLVVEAMKMELLVSAPCDGKVVRIQCQQGRPVGPGDALLWLEAV